Proteins encoded together in one Cervus canadensis isolate Bull #8, Minnesota chromosome 7, ASM1932006v1, whole genome shotgun sequence window:
- the LOC122444806 gene encoding nucleophosmin-like, whose protein sequence is MEDSVDMDMSPLRPQNYLFSCELKADGDYHFKVDNDENEHQLSLRTVSLGAGAKDELHIVEAEAMNYEGSPIKVTLATLKMSVQPTVSLGGFEITPPVVLRLRCGSGPVHVSGQHLVAVEEDAESEDEEEEDVKLLSISGKRSAPGSGSKVPQKKVKLAAHEDDDDDDEDDDDDDDFDEEVEEKAPVKKSIRDTPAKNAQKSNQNGKDSKSSTPRSKGQESFKKQEKTPKTSKRLSSVEDINAKMQASIEKGGSLPKVEAKFINYVKNCFRMTDQEAIQDLWQWRKSL, encoded by the coding sequence ATGGAGGATTCAGTGGACATGGACATGAGCCCCTTGAGGCCCCAGAACTATCTTTTCAGTTGTGAACTAAAGGCTGATGGAGATTATCACTTCAAGGTGGATAATGATGAAAATGAGCACCAGTTATCTTTAAGGACGGTCAGTTTAGGGGCTGGAGCAAAGGATGAGTTACACATTGTTGAAGCAGAGGCAATGAATTATGAAGGCAGTCCAATTAAAGTAACACTGGCCACTTTGAAAATGTCTGTACAGCCAACCGTTTCTCTTGGGGGCTTTGAAATTACACCACCTGTGGTCTTACGGTTGAGGTGTGGTTCAGGGCCTGTGCATGTCAGTGGACAGCACTTAGTAGCTGTGGAGGAAGATGCAGAGTcagaagatgaagaggaggaggatgtgAAACTCCTAAGTATATCTGGAAAGCGTTCTGCCCCTGGAAGTGGTAGCAAGGTTCCCCAGAAAAAAGTAAAGCTTGCTGCTCATGAAgatgacgatgatgatgatgaagacgacgatgatgatgatgattttgatGAGGAAGTTGAAGAAAAAGCTCCAGTAAAGAAATCTATACGAGATACTCCAGCCAAAAATGCACAAAAATcgaaccaaaatggaaaagactcAAAATCATCAACACCAAGATCAAAAGGTCAAGAATCCttcaaaaaacaggaaaaaacaccTAAAACATCGAAAAGACTTAGCTCTGTAGAAGACATTAACGCAAAAATGCAAGCAAGTATAGAAAAAGGTGGTTCCCTTCCCAAAGTGGAAGCCAAGTTTATCAATTATGTGAAGAATTGTTTCCGGATGACTGACCAGGAGGCTATTCAAGATCTCTGGCAGTGGAGGAAGTCTCTTTAA